A part of Roseitalea porphyridii genomic DNA contains:
- a CDS encoding dihydroorotase: MAPASGTEVYQNARIVDPSRGIDETGTLIVTDGVIAACGAGARNQGMPEGATTIDCAGLTLIPGLVDMRVHVEEPGGEHRETIASACEAAAAGGVTSIVMMPDTHPVIDDVALVEFVLRTARETGTVRVHPAAAITVGLAGAEMTEIGNLKAAGAVMFTDGRATIANAAVMRRAMTYARDFGAVIAHHTADDELIGRGVMNEGLFASLLGLPGIPREAELLPLERDLRLARLTGAAYHAAKISCAMSADAVRAAKGERLDVTAGASVNHLSLNENDVGEYRTFFKLAPPLRHEDDRLAMVEALRDGTLDIICSDHDPQDVDTKRLPFAEAEDGAVGLETMLSAALRLYHSDEVPLMRLIEAMSTAPARRLGLDAGTLAPGAPADFALVDLDAPFVLDPADLKSLSKNTPFDGARFSGRPVRTVVGGRTVFAA, from the coding sequence ATGGCCCCCGCTTCCGGTACCGAGGTCTACCAGAACGCGCGCATCGTCGATCCATCGCGCGGCATCGACGAGACCGGTACGCTGATCGTCACCGATGGCGTGATCGCAGCCTGCGGCGCGGGTGCGCGCAATCAGGGCATGCCGGAGGGTGCGACGACCATCGATTGCGCCGGCCTGACGCTGATCCCCGGCCTGGTCGATATGCGGGTGCATGTCGAGGAACCGGGCGGCGAGCACCGCGAGACGATCGCCTCGGCCTGCGAGGCGGCGGCTGCGGGCGGCGTGACCTCGATCGTCATGATGCCCGACACCCATCCGGTGATCGATGATGTGGCGCTGGTCGAGTTCGTGCTGCGCACCGCGCGCGAGACCGGCACGGTCCGCGTCCATCCGGCGGCCGCGATCACGGTCGGGCTTGCCGGCGCCGAGATGACCGAGATCGGCAATCTGAAGGCGGCGGGCGCGGTCATGTTCACCGACGGGCGCGCGACGATCGCCAACGCCGCCGTGATGCGCCGCGCGATGACGTACGCGCGCGATTTCGGCGCGGTGATCGCCCACCATACCGCCGATGACGAACTGATCGGGCGCGGCGTCATGAACGAGGGGCTCTTCGCGAGCCTGCTCGGTCTGCCCGGCATCCCGCGCGAGGCCGAACTCTTGCCGCTCGAACGCGATCTGCGCCTGGCGCGGCTGACGGGCGCTGCCTATCACGCCGCCAAGATCTCCTGCGCCATGTCGGCCGACGCTGTCCGCGCGGCCAAGGGCGAACGGCTCGATGTCACCGCCGGCGCGTCGGTCAACCATCTGTCGCTGAACGAGAACGATGTCGGCGAGTACCGCACGTTCTTCAAGCTGGCGCCGCCGCTGCGCCACGAGGACGACCGGCTCGCCATGGTCGAGGCCCTGCGCGACGGCACGCTCGACATCATCTGCTCCGACCACGACCCGCAGGACGTGGACACCAAGCGCCTGCCCTTCGCCGAGGCCGAGGACGGCGCGGTCGGGCTCGAGACGATGCTGAGCGCGGCGCTGCGCCTCTACCACTCGGACGAGGTGCCGCTCATGCGCCTGATCGAGGCGATGAGCACGGCGCCGGCCCGGCGCCTTGGCCTGGATGCAGGCACGCTCGCGCCCGGCGCGCCCGCCGATTTCGCGCTGGTCGATCTCGACGCGCCCTTCGTGCTCGATCCGGCCGATCTGAAATCGCTGTCCAAGAACACGCCGTTCGACGGGGCGCGCTTTTCGGGCAGGCCGGTGCGCACGGTGGTTGGCGGCCGTACCGTGTTTGCCGCATAG